Genomic DNA from Candidatus Limnocylindria bacterium:
CTGCCGAGCGGCTTCCGGATCGATGAGTCGCGCGGCGTCTCGGTGCCGCAGCCCGCCGCAGGCACCGCCGGCCTCGAGCTCCTCGCCGAAGTCGTGCGGTCGTGCCCGACGGGCGCGGTCCGCGTCCTGGACGCGGAAGGGAA
This window encodes:
- a CDS encoding ferredoxin, with the translated sequence MQVSVGPDLCIGTAECVRILPSGFRIDESRGVSVPQPAAGTAGLELLAEVVRSCPTGAVRVLDAEGNAV